GCGCGCCATCCGTCATCGGCTCGAGGACGTGCTGCCGACCGGCGCGACGCTGAGCCTCGCGGCGCGCAAGGCCGCGCCGACTCCGGCGACCGGCTACTACGCGATGCACGTCGAGCAGGAGCGGGAGCTGCTCGATCGCGCGCTGTGCGAGGTCGGAGCGCTGCGACCGCGCGCCACTTCGACGGCTCGCGACGGAACCGCACGGGCGCGCCGGGCGCGCCGCGAGAACGGATGACGACAGGAGGCGTGGAGTGAGTGAAATCAAGGTGCCGCGTCTGGCCGAGTCGATCTCGGAGGCGGTGCTGGTGCAGTGGCTGCAGCCGGACGGCGCGACGGTCGCGATGGATCAGCCGATCGCCACACTCGAGACCGACAAGGCGGCGGTCGAGCTGGCCGCACCTGGCCCGGGAGTGCTCAAGCACGCCCGCGCGGTCGGCGAGACCGTCCATGTGGACGACGTGATCGGACGCATCGAAGCGGGAAGCGGCGCGATGCCGGCGACGCCACCCGCGCCACCCACGCCGGCGGCGGCGCCAGTGCCGGCGGCGCCAGTGACGGC
The window above is part of the Candidatus Eisenbacteria bacterium genome. Proteins encoded here:
- a CDS encoding dihydrolipoamide succinyltransferase, whose product is MSEIKVPRLAESISEAVLVQWLQPDGATVAMDQPIATLETDKAAVELAAPGPGVLKHARAVGETVHVDDVIGRIEAGSGAMPATPPAPPTPAAAPVPAAPVTA